In the genome of Gloeotrichia echinulata CP02, one region contains:
- the ilvD gene encoding dihydroxy-acid dehydratase, with translation MSENLRSQVVTQGVQRSPNRAMLRAVGFQDEDFNKAIVGVANGYSTITPCNMGINQLALIAEVGVKTAGAMPQVFGTITISDGISMGTEGMKYSLVSREVIADSIETACTGQSMDGVIAIGGCDKNMPGAMIAMARMNIPAIFVYGGTIKPGKYNGKDLTVVSSFEAVGQYSAGKIDENELTEVERNACPGAGSCGGMFTANTMSSAFEAMGMSLPYSSTMAAEDAEKAESTEKSAFVLVEAIRKQILPRQIITRKSIENAISVIMAVGGSTNAVLHFLAISRAAGVELTIDDFETIRGRVPVLCDLKPSGKYVATDLHKAGGIPQVMKMLLAHGLIHGDALTITGETIAEALADIPEEPNPNQDVIRPWNNPMYAQGHLAILKGNLATEGAVAKITGVKKPVITGPARVFESEEACLDAILAGKIQAGDVIVIRYEGPKGGPGMREMLAPTSAIIGAGLGDAVGLITDGRFSGGTYGMVVGHVAPEAAVGGAIALVEEGDSITIDAPARLLQLNISDDELARRRANWQPPAPRYTKGVLAKYAKLVASSSVGAVTDLALF, from the coding sequence ATGTCGGAGAATTTAAGAAGCCAAGTTGTGACACAAGGGGTGCAGCGATCGCCTAATCGCGCTATGCTGCGTGCAGTTGGTTTTCAGGATGAGGATTTTAACAAGGCCATTGTGGGTGTTGCCAATGGTTACAGTACGATTACCCCCTGTAATATGGGGATAAATCAACTGGCGCTCATAGCAGAAGTTGGCGTCAAAACCGCCGGGGCAATGCCCCAGGTCTTTGGTACAATTACAATTAGTGATGGGATTTCGATGGGAACCGAAGGGATGAAATATTCCCTAGTTTCGCGAGAAGTCATTGCTGACTCGATTGAAACCGCCTGTACAGGCCAAAGTATGGATGGGGTAATTGCCATTGGCGGTTGTGATAAAAATATGCCAGGGGCAATGATTGCGATGGCTCGGATGAATATCCCGGCTATCTTTGTTTATGGTGGCACAATTAAACCCGGAAAATACAACGGTAAGGATTTAACTGTTGTCAGTTCCTTTGAAGCGGTTGGTCAATACAGCGCCGGCAAAATTGACGAAAACGAACTAACAGAAGTCGAACGCAACGCTTGTCCTGGTGCTGGTTCCTGTGGGGGAATGTTTACGGCTAACACCATGTCTTCGGCTTTTGAAGCAATGGGTATGAGTTTACCATATTCTTCGACAATGGCAGCAGAAGATGCCGAAAAAGCTGAGAGTACCGAAAAATCGGCGTTTGTCTTGGTGGAAGCAATTCGTAAGCAAATCTTACCCCGCCAAATTATCACCCGCAAATCTATAGAAAACGCCATTTCGGTAATTATGGCAGTCGGTGGTTCCACAAATGCCGTATTGCACTTTTTGGCAATATCCCGCGCTGCTGGTGTAGAACTCACTATCGATGACTTTGAAACTATTCGTGGCCGTGTTCCGGTTTTGTGCGATTTAAAACCGAGTGGTAAGTATGTTGCCACAGACTTACACAAAGCAGGTGGCATTCCCCAAGTAATGAAAATGCTACTGGCGCATGGCTTAATCCACGGTGATGCTCTGACCATCACGGGTGAAACCATAGCCGAAGCCTTGGCAGATATACCAGAAGAACCAAACCCCAACCAAGATGTAATCCGTCCTTGGAACAACCCGATGTATGCTCAAGGACACTTAGCCATCCTCAAAGGGAATCTGGCGACAGAAGGGGCTGTAGCTAAAATTACCGGAGTGAAAAAGCCAGTCATTACCGGACCGGCACGGGTATTTGAATCTGAAGAAGCCTGTTTAGATGCAATTCTGGCGGGTAAGATTCAAGCAGGTGATGTGATTGTCATCCGCTACGAAGGGCCAAAAGGCGGTCCAGGGATGCGGGAAATGTTGGCGCCCACCTCAGCAATTATTGGTGCGGGTTTAGGAGATGCAGTCGGATTAATTACCGATGGGAGATTTTCCGGCGGTACTTATGGTATGGTAGTTGGTCACGTTGCACCAGAAGCAGCCGTTGGCGGTGCGATCGCCCTAGTTGAAGAAGGTGATAGCATTACTATCGATGCTCCAGCTCGCCTATTGCAGTTAAATATATCTGATGACGAATTAGCTCGTCGTCGTGCCAATTGGCAACCCCCCGCACCGCGTTACACTAAAGGCGTATTGGCGAAATATGCCAAATTAGTAGCTTCTAGCAGCGTTGGTGCTGTCACCGATTTAGCTTTGTTTTAG
- a CDS encoding putative toxin-antitoxin system toxin component, PIN family, with protein MKIIIDTNILVSAVIADKNPEAVILFVIANSDFEWVVSAEIITEYKEVLKRPRFKLTEAQYQRWVYLIDSVTTLINVDVEVDFPRDRKDAKFLACAIAAGADFFITGDADFNEAQTLLNTTIISLSLFKRLVCDVRE; from the coding sequence ATGAAAATTATTATTGATACTAATATCCTAGTATCTGCTGTGATCGCTGATAAAAATCCAGAGGCAGTAATTTTATTTGTGATTGCTAATTCTGATTTTGAGTGGGTTGTATCGGCAGAGATTATAACAGAGTATAAAGAAGTTTTAAAGCGTCCTCGTTTCAAGTTAACTGAGGCACAATACCAAAGATGGGTTTATTTGATTGATTCAGTGACAACACTAATTAATGTGGATGTGGAGGTTGATTTTCCCAGAGATAGGAAAGATGCAAAGTTTTTAGCTTGTGCTATTGCAGCAGGGGCAGATTTTTTTATTACGGGTGATGCTGACTTTAATGAAGCGCAAACTTTGTTAAATACAACTATTATTTCTCTGTCTTTATTTAAAAGGTTAGTTTGTGATGTGAGAGAATAA
- a CDS encoding pentapeptide repeat-containing protein: protein MKSQILATAAFLTTISLTTTVQAANSEHIRQLLATKECQNCDLTGAGFVLADLTGANLSGANLAGANLSRANLSGADLRGANLSGAGLFGANLTGAKLSGANLVGADLRNSYLGNAQLTGVDLNSTNLQGAIGIPLQIAKPEEFYAWGIAEAQKGNQQQAIDYFNQAIAIQPEYAGAYLARGIARYQILDRKGAFEDAQKAEKLFTSQSNTSGIQTAQAFLKELQIPQDGKISAGKPSLFDFVGSLGSVLLQFFPF, encoded by the coding sequence ATGAAAAGCCAAATTCTAGCCACAGCAGCATTTTTAACCACAATTAGCCTGACAACCACCGTCCAAGCCGCTAATTCTGAACATATTAGACAGTTATTGGCAACCAAGGAATGTCAAAACTGTGACCTCACTGGCGCTGGTTTCGTATTGGCTGACTTAACTGGAGCAAATTTGAGTGGTGCTAATCTCGCAGGTGCTAACCTCAGCCGCGCTAATTTAAGCGGTGCTGATTTGCGGGGTGCGAACTTGAGCGGCGCTGGATTATTTGGTGCCAACCTCACTGGTGCTAAACTCAGTGGGGCAAATCTGGTGGGTGCTGATTTGAGAAATAGCTATTTAGGGAATGCACAACTTACAGGTGTTGACCTCAACAGTACTAACCTCCAAGGCGCAATTGGTATACCATTACAAATTGCTAAACCAGAAGAATTTTATGCTTGGGGTATTGCAGAAGCACAAAAAGGCAACCAACAACAAGCTATAGATTATTTTAATCAGGCGATCGCCATTCAGCCGGAATATGCAGGGGCTTACCTCGCCCGTGGTATAGCCCGTTACCAAATTTTAGACCGCAAGGGTGCCTTTGAGGATGCCCAAAAGGCCGAAAAACTATTTACCTCCCAAAGCAATACTTCTGGAATCCAAACAGCACAAGCTTTTCTCAAAGAATTGCAAATACCTCAAGATGGTAAAATCAGCGCTGGTAAACCCAGTTTATTTGATTTTGTAGGCAGTCTTGGCTCAGTGTTGCTGCAGTTCTTTCCCTTTTAA
- a CDS encoding general stress protein has protein sequence MVVGVHKRAAGVFSNRPDAEKAMQELKDSGFAMDRVSIIARDADHQENIAGTQVREKVGDLADEGAKVGALSGGALGGLTGLLVGLGTLAIPGIGPIMLAGATATALATTLAGAGIGAAAGSLIGGLIGLGIPEERAKVYDERVQKGDYLVIIDGNDAEIAKAEEVLHRRGIEDYGVYHHPDGKNVTNNVTNVAENEYAVGYFSHIEDAESAINDLRNAGFPLSKITLINREPLRRERFAGINVGDRLDSSRWVLPDHRVSFYNERINEGEYIVIVSGTDTEIQRAAAILTGHGIKQWQIYKLNGSTTASLQTTKRAIGVFSHGTEAKAALTELRNAGFPMSQISIIAQDTNGSRVSGVDKNLPTGKKVDEGAKAGAATGGALGGLGGLLVGLGALAIPGVGPVIAGGAAATALATALTGGVIGAAAGSIAGGLVGLGIPENRARIYSDRFQRGDYLVMVDGTDVQIQQAEIILKNRGIQEFAIYNPSDIDNLNRPAFNRGVRQETPIAEVQRESSPVLIIDRRDEKV, from the coding sequence ATGGTTGTAGGTGTGCATAAGCGTGCTGCAGGCGTATTTTCTAATCGTCCAGATGCCGAAAAAGCGATGCAGGAATTGAAAGATTCCGGCTTTGCAATGGACAGAGTTTCTATTATCGCACGGGATGCAGACCACCAAGAGAATATTGCTGGTACTCAAGTGCGAGAAAAAGTTGGTGATTTAGCCGATGAAGGTGCAAAAGTTGGGGCGCTTTCTGGCGGTGCTTTGGGTGGTTTGACTGGCTTATTAGTTGGTCTTGGGACTTTAGCAATTCCGGGAATTGGACCAATAATGCTTGCGGGAGCCACAGCAACTGCTCTAGCTACGACGTTAGCAGGAGCCGGTATTGGTGCAGCAGCGGGTAGTTTAATTGGTGGATTAATTGGGTTAGGAATTCCCGAAGAACGAGCGAAAGTTTATGACGAACGAGTGCAAAAAGGAGACTATTTAGTTATCATTGATGGCAATGATGCAGAAATTGCTAAGGCGGAAGAAGTTCTCCATCGACGGGGTATCGAAGACTATGGGGTTTATCATCACCCAGATGGCAAAAATGTGACCAATAATGTTACTAATGTGGCTGAGAATGAATACGCGGTTGGTTATTTTTCTCATATCGAAGATGCAGAATCAGCAATTAATGATTTGCGAAATGCAGGCTTTCCCTTAAGTAAAATTACTTTAATTAATCGGGAGCCTTTGCGAAGAGAACGTTTTGCAGGTATTAATGTTGGCGATCGCCTTGATTCTAGTCGATGGGTACTTCCAGATCATCGGGTTAGCTTCTACAATGAGCGCATCAATGAAGGCGAATATATCGTGATTGTTAGTGGCACAGATACCGAAATCCAGCGTGCTGCTGCAATACTCACTGGTCATGGAATTAAACAGTGGCAAATTTACAAGCTAAACGGTTCGACCACTGCATCTTTACAAACAACTAAAAGGGCTATCGGTGTATTTTCTCATGGGACAGAAGCAAAAGCAGCACTAACTGAGCTGCGAAATGCTGGTTTCCCGATGTCCCAAATCTCAATCATTGCTCAAGATACCAACGGTAGTCGTGTTTCTGGTGTAGATAAAAATTTACCCACAGGGAAGAAGGTAGACGAAGGAGCAAAAGCAGGCGCCGCTACAGGTGGTGCTTTAGGTGGTTTAGGAGGCTTATTAGTTGGTCTTGGCGCTTTAGCAATACCTGGTGTGGGTCCTGTGATCGCAGGTGGCGCAGCAGCGACGGCTTTGGCGACAGCGCTGACTGGTGGTGTAATAGGAGCAGCAGCTGGAAGTATTGCTGGGGGACTCGTTGGCTTAGGGATTCCCGAAAATCGGGCGCGAATTTATAGCGATCGCTTCCAAAGAGGCGATTATCTAGTCATGGTTGATGGTACAGACGTTCAAATTCAGCAAGCTGAAATTATTCTGAAAAATCGTGGTATCCAAGAATTTGCCATCTATAACCCCAGTGATATAGATAACTTAAATCGCCCAGCTTTTAACCGAGGTGTTCGTCAGGAAACACCGATTGCAGAAGTTCAAAGAGAAAGTTCTCCTGTACTGATTATTGACCGCCGGGACGAAAAAGTCTAA
- a CDS encoding BON domain-containing protein yields the protein MKKLTPLLISCFLVFGASACQNPSKTADSAPDNPNQAVQAPSPEATEAAQKDAQSEVRRRQLNEDIRAREQRNNASGGDTDRATADLASEVRSKLEANIPNGQLTVTAVKDGTITVSGTVTNQEQLAKIQSLAKEIKGVKNVVVKAQVAPAKR from the coding sequence ATGAAAAAACTAACTCCTTTATTAATTAGTTGCTTTTTAGTTTTTGGTGCATCTGCTTGTCAAAATCCTTCCAAAACAGCCGATTCGGCACCCGATAATCCTAATCAAGCTGTACAAGCACCGAGTCCCGAAGCAACAGAAGCTGCTCAAAAAGACGCTCAAAGTGAAGTCCGCAGAAGACAACTAAATGAGGATATTCGCGCCCGTGAACAGCGAAATAATGCCTCTGGCGGTGATACAGATAGAGCTACAGCCGACTTAGCTAGTGAAGTTCGCTCGAAGTTAGAGGCGAATATACCCAATGGTCAACTAACAGTTACTGCCGTCAAAGATGGCACGATAACTGTATCAGGAACTGTCACAAATCAGGAACAATTGGCTAAAATTCAATCTTTAGCTAAGGAAATTAAAGGTGTGAAAAATGTAGTAGTGAAGGCACAAGTTGCTCCAGCCAAAAGATAG
- a CDS encoding fasciclin domain-containing protein, with the protein MKTNYLNQLSQKIAVIAAIIGVSVVVGVPVMAQPHAQQTPPTQRRPEPRQSPPTGQSNRSNILDILQANTPFSTLTQAIQAAGLTNTLSKGTYTVFAPTDEAFQALPQGALEFLTKPENKNLLRQILRYHVVPGNLTSKKLKSGRLKTLGGDVTVRVTSQGVTINDASLLQADIPAKNGVIHAVNRVILTPQLRRTLESKLGTSQPTPGRTP; encoded by the coding sequence ATGAAAACTAATTACCTGAATCAGCTATCTCAAAAAATAGCTGTGATTGCTGCTATTATCGGCGTGAGTGTTGTCGTTGGCGTTCCAGTCATGGCTCAACCCCATGCTCAACAAACACCACCAACCCAGAGGAGACCCGAACCTAGACAATCTCCACCTACTGGGCAAAGTAACAGATCAAACATCCTCGATATCTTACAAGCTAATACTCCCTTTAGCACCCTAACACAAGCTATACAAGCAGCCGGACTGACAAATACTCTTTCTAAGGGGACTTACACCGTCTTTGCACCCACAGATGAAGCTTTCCAAGCTTTACCTCAAGGTGCGCTAGAATTCCTCACGAAACCAGAAAATAAAAATTTATTGCGCCAAATTTTGCGTTATCATGTAGTACCTGGCAATTTAACTTCTAAAAAATTAAAATCTGGGAGACTCAAAACCCTTGGTGGCGATGTAACTGTTCGTGTGACATCCCAAGGGGTGACTATAAATGATGCAAGTCTCCTCCAAGCAGACATTCCTGCTAAAAATGGAGTGATTCACGCAGTTAATCGTGTAATACTTACCCCACAGCTGCGCCGAACTCTGGAATCTAAATTAGGTACATCACAGCCAACTCCAGGGAGAACTCCTTGA
- a CDS encoding DEAD/DEAH box helicase family protein: protein MARTPTLNFDRGTLILHPPPRGKAWMDYATWDDRVEKFRIPAMRYRAVVEALQSEEINFIDEAKEFYPVELVPSLEMTPYPHQSEALAAWKLAGRQGVVVLPTAAGKTYLAQMAMQATPRTTLIVVPTLDLMHQWYAHLVAAFPDADVGLLGGGSRDKTAILVATYDSAAIHAESLGNKYALVIFDECHHLPTDFSRVIAEYAIAPYRLGLSATPERTDGKHADLNILIGREVYRKRAEDLAGNALADHEIVQIKVKLSPHERQRYNQLIQVRNDFLRESRISLGSIQGWQSFVQMSARSQTGRRAMLAHREAKEIALGTDGKLRILANLLAEHYPARILIFTADNATVYRISQDLLIPSITHQTPVKERHEILSKFREGEYNTLIASHVLNEGVDVPAASVAIILSGTGSTREYIQRLGRVLRKGNIENKQAILYEVVAEDTSEEGTSARRRGEQKSNEPQRRPERKREKEKRGNLHIVQPIYGVEKERSYRAAEQLEIKYSVEDKKSKPGSSDVTDRFTDASPQWGGNNSQEAED, encoded by the coding sequence ATGGCTCGCACCCCCACATTAAATTTTGATCGTGGCACATTAATTTTACACCCACCGCCACGGGGCAAGGCCTGGATGGACTATGCCACATGGGATGATAGAGTGGAAAAATTCCGCATTCCGGCGATGAGATATCGTGCTGTGGTGGAAGCGTTGCAATCTGAAGAAATTAATTTTATTGATGAGGCTAAGGAATTTTATCCGGTAGAGTTGGTTCCTAGTCTGGAAATGACTCCCTATCCCCACCAGAGTGAGGCGTTAGCGGCTTGGAAACTGGCCGGAAGACAGGGGGTTGTGGTGCTTCCCACTGCAGCGGGTAAGACTTATTTAGCACAAATGGCGATGCAGGCGACACCCCGCACTACTTTAATTGTGGTGCCTACTTTGGATTTGATGCATCAGTGGTATGCTCATCTAGTGGCTGCCTTTCCTGATGCTGATGTGGGGTTGCTGGGGGGTGGTTCACGGGATAAAACGGCGATTTTGGTTGCAACTTACGATAGTGCGGCTATTCACGCCGAAAGCTTGGGAAATAAATATGCTTTGGTGATTTTTGACGAATGTCACCATTTACCGACGGATTTTAGTCGGGTGATTGCTGAATATGCGATCGCACCCTATCGTTTAGGACTGTCGGCTACACCAGAACGTACCGATGGTAAACATGCTGACTTAAATATCCTCATTGGTAGAGAAGTATATCGCAAACGGGCTGAAGATTTAGCGGGGAATGCCTTAGCAGATCATGAAATTGTCCAAATTAAGGTGAAATTATCGCCCCATGAGCGCCAAAGATACAACCAATTAATTCAAGTCCGCAATGATTTTCTACGGGAATCCAGAATTTCTTTGGGGAGTATTCAAGGTTGGCAAAGTTTTGTACAAATGAGTGCTAGGTCGCAAACTGGACGTAGAGCTATGTTAGCTCATCGCGAAGCCAAGGAAATCGCTTTGGGTACTGATGGTAAGTTAAGAATTTTGGCGAATTTGTTGGCGGAACATTATCCTGCAAGAATTTTAATTTTTACGGCTGATAATGCTACGGTTTATCGCATTTCTCAAGATTTGCTAATTCCTTCTATTACTCATCAAACGCCGGTGAAGGAACGTCATGAAATTTTAAGTAAGTTTCGGGAGGGTGAATATAATACTTTGATTGCTTCTCATGTGTTGAATGAGGGTGTTGATGTGCCTGCGGCTTCTGTTGCTATTATTTTATCTGGTACTGGTTCGACGCGAGAATATATTCAGCGTTTGGGGAGGGTTTTAAGAAAGGGAAATATTGAAAATAAGCAGGCGATTTTATATGAGGTGGTGGCTGAGGATACTAGTGAGGAGGGAACTTCGGCGCGGCGTCGCGGGGAACAGAAAAGTAATGAACCGCAGAGGCGCCCTGAACGCAAAAGGGAGAAGGAAAAGAGGGGGAATTTGCATATTGTGCAGCCGATTTATGGGGTTGAGAAGGAAAGGAGTTATCGGGCTGCTGAACAGTTAGAAATTAAGTATTCAGTGGAAGATAAAAAATCGAAACCGGGAAGTTCAGATGTTACCGACAGATTTACTGATGCATCGCCACAATGGGGAGGAAATAATTCCCAAGAGGCTGAAGATTGA